ATAGAAAATGCGATGATCGATATCTGGCAGGCAAATTCCAAAGGCCGTTATCATCACCCTAATGACACCAATCCGGCGCCGTTAGATCCTGGCTTCCAGGGGCGGGCAATCATGCAAAGTGGAAAAAATGGCGCGTTTCGTTTCAAGACTGTTATGCCGGGTACCTATCCTGTATCAGAAACCTGGATAAGGCCACCGCACATACACTTCAAAGTTTCTAGAAAAGACTATCTGACATTGACGACACAGATGTATTTCCCGGACGAGGAACGCAATGAAGCGGATTTGCTATTTAGTAAGAAGGAAGCGTCGGAACAGTTGTTGATGACTGCTGAAAGTGGCGATAAAGAAGAGCTGGCGGTCTATCGATACAATATTATTTTGGAAAGACAGTCGTAATTTTAGGCTTTATTCCTTGAAGGAAGGTCTGACACAATTTCAGTTAACGATTTCGAGCAGTCGATTTCTTCTTTGAGATGTGTTTTCGGCCTGGCTAAGCCCATAGTCTCAATAATAATGCGGCACAAGCTGCAACTCCGGCAGCAAACAAGAATGCTGCTGAGGCACTTTGGAAATGCCAGACGGATCCGAATAATAAACCTGCTGGAATGGCCGTCATGCCTATTACCATATGGTACCAGCCAAATGCCGTGCCTTGCTTGCCGGCTTCAGCATAATCACTGATGAGGGCGCGTTCTGCGCCTTCACTCAAGCCAGCGAATAATCCGTAGAAGATACTTGCGAACCATAAGCCGCTGCTATCTGATACGTTGACGTTGCTGAATAATAGGAATGGGCATGCGAAGGCTGTCCATCCAATCAATATGAGCGTGCCCCGTCCGAAACGATCTGCTAGGCGTCCGCCTGAGGTGGCGGTGATGGCTTTGGCAAAATTGAGTGCTGACCATAATAGTAGCAGTTCGACTACACTGATACCTGATTGGTGCTCCCAATAGCAGAATAAAGGTTTCTGAGGCGCGTGCAAAAGTGAAGAGCATGAGTACCAACAGGTAACGCTGCATGGGTAGGGACAAGGCAAGCCAGTTGAGTGGGGGTAATACCGGGGCATTCTGAACGATTGTGGTTTTTTCTTCCTGAATGCCGATACCCATTAATAGCACCGCAATGCACCCCGGGACTGCCGACCATAAAATGACTTCACTCAGACTGAGATCCGACCATGTCAATGCGGCGGCTGCGAGGCTGCCTGCAACTGCACCGCTGTTATCCAGGGTACGATGAAAACCAAAAGCATAACCCCGTATGTGTGCTGGTGTTGTGTCGGCTATCAAAGCATCACGAGGTGCACTTCGGAGACCCTTCCCGATGCGATCCATACTTCGTAATACTAATATGGTCGGCCATAAATTGGCTAGTCCCGGTAGTGGGCGAGCAATATTAGACAGAATGAGACCTTTGCAAAACTCAGTTTTTAAAATAAAGCCCACAAGTACGGTCGCTATTTTGAATAATTGATATGTTTTAGCCGATCTTAATTATAAAAACTGCGGAATAAGCGACTTATTATCCTATTTACCGTTTAAAAAGCGCACGTTTCCTGTATTACTAAATTTTGTACAAATAATTTGGGTAGTCTTTTTAAGTTATACGCCATAGCC
This genomic window from Nitrosomonas cryotolerans ATCC 49181 contains:
- a CDS encoding protocatechuate 3,4-dioxygenase, which encodes MEDLSRRKMIKLGLLSSATALLVSCGENSKARIATPAEIEGPFYPLSGQADQDSDLTETAGYHGVADGEHIIVQGQILDTEGCFIENAMIDIWQANSKGRYHHPNDTNPAPLDPGFQGRAIMQSGKNGAFRFKTVMPGTYPVSETWIRPPHIHFKVSRKDYLTLTTQMYFPDEERNEADLLFSKKEASEQLLMTAESGDKEELAVYRYNIILERQS
- a CDS encoding MFS transporter, which produces MPRYYPHSTGLPCPYPCSVTCWYSCSSLLHAPQKPLFCYWEHQSGISVVELLLLWSALNFAKAITATSGGRLADRFGRGTLILIGWTAFACPFLLFSNVNVSDSSGLWFASIFYGLFAGLSEGAERALISDYAEAGKQGTAFGWYHMVIGMTAIPAGLLFGSVWHFQSASAAFLFAAGVAACAALLLRLWA